CGGCGGCAGGTCAGCACCATCTCCTTGGCCTTTTCCAGACCGATCATGCGCACGAGCCGCGCCGCGGGCGAGGCCCCCACGGGCGAACCCAGGTCCACCTCCGGGAACCAGAACCGCGCATCCTCCGCCACGATGCGGAAGTCGCACGAGTTGGCAATGGCCCACCCGCCACCCACGCAGGGCCCGCTGACGGCGGCGATGGTGATCTGCTGCATCCCCTCCACGGCCCGATACGTGCGGTGGCTCAGGCGTCCGCGCAGCTTGTGGCTTCGGGCGAAGACGCGCTGCCGCTCGGCTTCGTCCTGCACGCCCTTCAAAGCCGACAGGTCGGCGCCGGCGCAAAAGGCAGGCCCCTTGCCCGTGAGAATGATGACGTGCGTGGAGTCGTCCTCCTTAAGCTCCGCCAAGGCGCTCAAGAAGTCGGTGAGCAACTCGATGCTCATGGAATTGCGCTTCTCAGGCCGATTGAAGGTGACGACGGCGAGGCCGTTGGACTTCTCCACGAGGACGGCGCTGGCGGGCTGCATAAGAGACCTCCTTCAGGGGAATACGGGTGCCTTATTGTACAACGAGGCGC
This portion of the Dehalococcoidia bacterium genome encodes:
- a CDS encoding enoyl-CoA hydratase/isomerase family protein; protein product: MQPASAVLVEKSNGLAVVTFNRPEKRNSMSIELLTDFLSALAELKEDDSTHVIILTGKGPAFCAGADLSALKGVQDEAERQRVFARSHKLRGRLSHRTYRAVEGMQQITIAAVSGPCVGGGWAIANSCDFRIVAEDARFWFPEVDLGSPVGASPAARLVRMIGLEKAKEMVLTCRRYTAREIFDMGMVFKVTPKDKLMEEAHALARTLLSKRPAALSLAKVILNNAAGYRNLEAIVMDADHFLGE